The sequence CATTCCAAACAACAGTTTTCGCACCCTGTAATTCTTTTTCGAATAATTCGATTGTCTTAGGACCAATATCAAGTCCCATCATATCTGCAGGAATTTCATTTGAAGGCACAACAACTGGTGTTGCATCTGGTGCAAATTCCTTAGCAACAACAGTATCAACTGGCAATACTAATTTATCGCCTGCTTTTTCCATAATTGCTTTCGCTACATCAATACGGTCCATTTCAACAAGTGAAGTTCCGATTTCGTAACCTTTTGCTTTGTAGAATGTATAAGCCATTCCACCACCAACAATAACTTTGTCAGCTACGTCTAATAAGTTTTCAATAACATTAATCTTGTCGCTTACCTTAGCACCACCTAAAATCGCTACGAATGGTCGTTTTGGTGAATAGATTGCTTCTGTTAAGAACTTAACTTCTTTCTCAACAAGGAATCCAAGTGCTGAAGGAAGATGTTGTGCAATCCCTACAGTTGAAGCATGTGCACGGTGAACAGATCCAAATGCATCTGTTACAAATAAGTCTCCCAAACTTGCCCAGTATTGTGATAAGTTGTCGTCGCATTTGCTTTCGCCAACTTCATAACGTGTGTTTTGCATTAACACGATGTCACCATCAGCCATAGCTGCAACAGCATCTTCTAACGCACTACCACGTGTAACTGGAACAAACTTAACATTTGTTTCCGGCATTAATTCCTGTAGTCTTACTGCAACAGGTGCCATATCATTTTTAGCTTTGTCTGCTTCAGTTTTTTCTGAATCCTTATGATTTACTTTCCCCAAGTGTGACATAAGAATAACTTTTGCATTGTTTTCTACCAAATATTTGATTGTTGGAAGTGCACCATTGATACGGTTATCGTCTGTAATAACGCCATCTTTTAATGGAACGTTAAAGTCAACACGTACAATGACTTTCTTACCAGCAACATCCAAATCACTGACAGTTCTTTTTGTCATAATTGCCTCCTTATTTACCTTTCCCATTATAACAAATACAAATGGGTTTCTCAATGAAATCATGTGCAGTAGTTTACGCTTTCACACATGAAAACGGTTTAAAACCAATATTTTCACACTTATATGATTGTTGCTTGTGCAAATCCGTCTTTGCTTCATATAGTTATTCATGATTTTTTCTACTAAATTGCTTTATTTTTACTCGAAAATA is a genomic window of Erysipelothrix amsterdamensis containing:
- a CDS encoding phosphoglycerate kinase, producing the protein MTKRTVSDLDVAGKKVIVRVDFNVPLKDGVITDDNRINGALPTIKYLVENNAKVILMSHLGKVNHKDSEKTEADKAKNDMAPVAVRLQELMPETNVKFVPVTRGSALEDAVAAMADGDIVLMQNTRYEVGESKCDDNLSQYWASLGDLFVTDAFGSVHRAHASTVGIAQHLPSALGFLVEKEVKFLTEAIYSPKRPFVAILGGAKVSDKINVIENLLDVADKVIVGGGMAYTFYKAKGYEIGTSLVEMDRIDVAKAIMEKAGDKLVLPVDTVVAKEFAPDATPVVVPSNEIPADMMGLDIGPKTIELFEKELQGAKTVVWNGPMGVFEFDAFAQGTLSICKAITELPDVLSVIGGGDSAAAAIQLGFKDQITHISTGGGASLEFMEGKELPGIAAIQDK